A single genomic interval of Spirosoma linguale DSM 74 harbors:
- a CDS encoding hypothetical protein (KEGG: rpi:Rpic_2527 hypothetical protein), whose protein sequence is MKSIYTIVLAFAYIVFFNVTASAQGCVAVRHMSCAAPAGSADYFKQRNGHWQVSAGYRFFRSYKHFVGDEEQKQRVEQGTNVVNVSHALDLGLTYLVNQRLSFSVNLPVQYNDRSSLYEHYGNAIAQNPQQKRFHTGSQGIGDLRISGSYWLVNPAKLPKANLAAGLGVKLPTGNYAATDNFHKLTKEGVDYTINQPVDQSIQLGDGGVGVSVELQGYASITKTLTAYANGFYLFNPRETNGVVRNPTATTIDLVTGTFSVADQFAARVGLSQSIKAIPGLAVMLGGRVEGVPAIDAFGGSSGFRRPGYIVSVEPGLSYMRHKTSIAATVPVAVYRNRIKSYADRLDPLGLKHGDAAFADYLVSINVSRWF, encoded by the coding sequence ATGAAATCGATTTATACAATCGTTCTGGCTTTTGCTTATATAGTATTTTTTAATGTAACGGCATCGGCGCAGGGTTGTGTGGCCGTTCGGCACATGAGCTGTGCGGCTCCGGCGGGCTCTGCCGATTATTTCAAACAACGCAACGGACACTGGCAGGTGTCGGCAGGGTACCGTTTCTTTCGCTCGTACAAGCACTTTGTGGGCGATGAAGAACAGAAACAGCGCGTTGAACAGGGGACCAACGTCGTCAACGTATCGCACGCACTCGATTTAGGGCTTACCTATCTGGTTAATCAGCGACTTTCGTTCTCGGTCAATTTACCGGTTCAATACAACGACCGCTCATCGCTTTATGAGCATTACGGCAACGCTATTGCCCAAAACCCCCAGCAAAAGCGCTTTCATACCGGCTCACAGGGTATTGGCGATCTGCGCATTTCGGGGAGCTACTGGCTGGTGAATCCCGCCAAACTGCCCAAAGCCAATCTGGCGGCAGGCCTGGGGGTAAAACTGCCAACGGGCAATTACGCAGCCACAGACAACTTTCATAAACTGACCAAAGAAGGGGTTGATTACACCATCAATCAGCCAGTTGATCAGTCGATTCAACTGGGCGATGGAGGTGTTGGCGTTAGTGTTGAACTTCAGGGATATGCTTCCATCACGAAAACCCTGACGGCCTATGCCAACGGGTTTTATCTGTTCAATCCGCGCGAAACCAACGGGGTTGTGCGCAACCCAACGGCCACGACCATCGATCTCGTAACCGGTACCTTCTCCGTTGCCGATCAGTTTGCCGCCCGGGTCGGGTTGAGCCAGTCGATCAAGGCTATTCCGGGACTGGCGGTTATGCTGGGTGGCCGGGTGGAAGGCGTTCCGGCTATCGATGCCTTTGGTGGTAGCAGCGGCTTCCGTCGTCCGGGGTATATCGTATCGGTAGAGCCGGGCCTTTCCTACATGCGCCACAAAACATCCATTGCCGCTACGGTGCCGGTGGCTGTGTATCGTAACCGCATTAAAAGCTATGCCGACCGGCTCGATCCGCTGGGCCTCAAGCACGGTGATGCAGCCTTCGCCGATTATCTGGTATCGATCAACGTATCCCGCTGGTTTTAA
- a CDS encoding hypothetical protein (KEGG: dde:Dde_2188 hypothetical protein), giving the protein MKRSLLFFLVFIFLLIALEVLSVYFIMPFPGSQLGLGESDSASTSLGRVELAYWLHRNIGWLRAVGWVLLIYPAFLVFTKPRPMWNRYVAAGLVLLYGVVFYEVNQEMMADQMFKQPINKRVVSMSENKIPLNKLVLGFTAMGQATAYPIQLIGYHHQVRDTVGGQPVMITYCTVCRTGRVFSPIIKGQPDEFRLVGMDHFNAMFEDKRTGSWWRQATGEAILGPLKGTSLSELAGQHMTLSEWAAQHPNTRVLQADSTFADEFDGMKNYERGLSKGKLTRRDSASWQPKSWVIGVEKAGFSKAYDWNKLVEKRTLSDVVGGEPILLTIAPDSVSFGAWSRRVGAQTLTFHYANRQLTDQETKSVWTWRGRCVAGPMRGKRLDAMPKAYQEFWHSWRSFHPDTERDDAD; this is encoded by the coding sequence ATGAAGCGTTCCCTGTTGTTTTTTCTGGTGTTTATTTTCCTGCTGATCGCCCTGGAGGTGTTGAGTGTCTATTTTATTATGCCGTTCCCCGGCAGCCAGCTTGGCCTCGGCGAGTCCGACTCAGCTAGTACATCGCTGGGGCGGGTTGAACTGGCCTATTGGCTGCACCGGAATATTGGCTGGTTACGCGCCGTTGGGTGGGTTCTGCTGATCTACCCCGCGTTTCTGGTATTTACAAAACCCCGGCCGATGTGGAACCGCTATGTGGCGGCTGGCCTGGTGCTGCTTTATGGCGTTGTGTTTTACGAAGTGAATCAGGAAATGATGGCCGACCAGATGTTTAAGCAGCCCATCAATAAACGCGTGGTGTCTATGAGCGAGAACAAAATTCCGCTCAATAAGCTGGTGCTGGGGTTCACAGCTATGGGACAGGCAACGGCCTACCCGATTCAACTCATTGGCTACCATCATCAGGTACGCGACACGGTGGGTGGCCAGCCGGTTATGATCACGTATTGTACCGTTTGCCGGACAGGGCGCGTATTCAGCCCGATCATTAAAGGTCAGCCCGATGAGTTTCGGCTGGTGGGTATGGATCATTTCAATGCTATGTTCGAAGATAAACGGACGGGCTCCTGGTGGCGGCAAGCTACGGGAGAGGCTATTCTGGGCCCACTGAAAGGAACCAGCCTGTCTGAACTGGCGGGGCAGCACATGACCCTGAGCGAGTGGGCTGCCCAACACCCCAATACGCGCGTGCTACAGGCCGATTCGACCTTTGCCGACGAGTTTGACGGTATGAAAAACTACGAAAGGGGCCTGTCGAAGGGGAAACTCACCCGGCGCGATTCGGCTTCGTGGCAACCTAAGTCGTGGGTTATCGGAGTGGAGAAAGCCGGTTTCTCGAAGGCATACGACTGGAATAAACTGGTAGAGAAACGTACGCTGAGCGATGTGGTAGGGGGTGAACCCATACTGCTGACCATTGCACCCGATAGTGTATCGTTCGGAGCCTGGAGTCGGCGGGTAGGCGCACAAACACTCACCTTTCACTACGCCAACCGGCAGCTCACCGATCAGGAAACAAAGTCGGTCTGGACTTGGCGGGGGCGTTGCGTGGCGGGCCCGATGCGGGGGAAACGACTCGATGCCATGCCGAAAGCGTACCAGGAGTTCTGGCATTCGTGGCGCAGTTTCCACCCCGATACCGAGCGGGATGATGCAGATTGA
- a CDS encoding molybdenum cofactor biosynthesis protein A (KEGG: dps:DP2991 molybdenum cofactor biosynthesis protein (MoaA)~TIGRFAM: molybdenum cofactor biosynthesis protein A~PFAM: molybdenum cofactor synthesis domain protein; Radical SAM domain protein~SMART: Elongator protein 3/MiaB/NifB), giving the protein MIYDNHNRPISYLRLAVTDRCNLRCFYCMPEEGIKYLPKHQVLTYEEMERLVRVLARLGVQKVRITGGEPFVRAGLMDFLHRLAEIDGLNDISLTTNGVLTAPHIPALAALGVKSVNLSLDTLDRERFYKITRRDELPAVLKTLDALLEAGIQTKINAVVMDGQNTQDLVPLTEMTRTMPVDVRFIEEMPFNGEGSHYPVLNWTHRRIIDEIRAHFPDLQKLPDPPFSTSANYQIPGHQGTIGVIAAFSRTFCGSCNRIRMTAQGTLKTCLYDNGVLDVRALLRSGASDEELTTAFLKAFSHRPANGFEAEQQRDTVTESMSTIGG; this is encoded by the coding sequence ATGATTTACGACAACCACAACCGCCCTATTTCCTACCTTCGGCTGGCCGTTACGGACCGCTGCAACCTGCGGTGCTTTTACTGCATGCCCGAAGAAGGAATCAAGTATCTGCCGAAACATCAGGTGCTGACCTACGAAGAAATGGAGCGGCTGGTGCGCGTATTGGCCCGTCTGGGTGTACAAAAAGTGCGTATTACGGGCGGAGAACCGTTTGTGCGGGCGGGGCTGATGGATTTCCTGCATCGGCTGGCCGAGATTGACGGTCTCAACGATATTTCTTTGACAACCAATGGCGTATTGACCGCCCCTCACATACCGGCATTGGCGGCTCTGGGCGTTAAATCGGTCAATTTGAGTTTAGATACGCTCGACCGGGAGCGATTTTATAAAATCACCCGGCGCGATGAACTGCCCGCCGTACTGAAAACCCTCGACGCGCTGCTGGAAGCAGGTATTCAGACTAAAATCAATGCGGTTGTCATGGATGGGCAGAATACCCAGGATCTGGTGCCGCTTACAGAAATGACCCGTACCATGCCGGTCGATGTGCGGTTTATTGAAGAAATGCCGTTCAACGGCGAGGGTAGCCATTACCCAGTTCTGAACTGGACCCACCGGCGTATTATCGACGAAATCCGAGCACACTTCCCCGACCTGCAAAAACTTCCTGACCCTCCGTTTTCGACCTCGGCCAACTACCAGATTCCGGGTCATCAGGGGACTATTGGCGTCATTGCTGCCTTTAGCCGGACATTCTGCGGCTCCTGCAACCGCATTCGCATGACGGCCCAGGGAACGCTCAAAACCTGTTTGTACGACAACGGTGTACTGGACGTTCGGGCGTTACTCCGCAGCGGTGCCTCCGACGAAGAACTGACCACCGCTTTCCTAAAAGCTTTTTCCCACCGCCCCGCCAACGGCTTCGAAGCCGAACAGCAACGCGATACGGTCACCGAATCCATGTCGACCATTGGTGGTTGA
- a CDS encoding phosphoesterase PA-phosphatase related protein (PFAM: phosphoesterase PA-phosphatase related~KEGG: nmu:Nmul_A0927 phosphoesterase, PA- phosphatase related) produces the protein MKKYSHLLLISCVMVGVSSAIISCDKNITEPLRVGYTPASVDEKAGSWKTYVLTAPTDVTVAAPSAVTSAEYLAEVADLKAKSASLTTAQQEAVVYWGAGAVYRWNEIARELAAKYNVPPASTPDGKYPVPDAANPLADPRFPFANPPYTARAFAYLSVAQYDALVATWNYKYAFKRSAPSKADASVRVALPASALPSYPSEDAVVAAASYTVLKAMFPGEVPFLDAKLAEHRNSRLWAGMNVMSDLNAGADLGNQVAVKVMARAKTDGMSTANNQTLTAGMIADAKARGLSEVWVSQETPARPPMLPNYGAVMNWNFDAATKVKLRPGPPPAIGSPEFTTALNELQAINKNQTREQARIANYWADGAGTYTPPGHWMRAAANAANDAKYSEVRMARTLALVATALMDAGVCCWETKMYYYYPRPQQFGVKTSVGLPNFPSYTSGHSTFSAAAATVLGSIFPDQADDFWKKAQEASDSRIYGMIHYRFDCTTGLACGKNIGAYAVARGKADGSGL, from the coding sequence ATGAAAAAATATAGTCATCTTCTCTTGATCAGTTGCGTGATGGTTGGGGTATCGTCCGCCATTATCTCCTGCGATAAAAACATTACCGAACCATTACGGGTAGGGTATACTCCTGCCAGCGTCGATGAGAAAGCCGGTAGCTGGAAAACCTACGTGCTCACCGCCCCCACCGACGTAACCGTGGCTGCTCCATCAGCTGTTACCTCGGCTGAATACCTGGCCGAAGTAGCGGATCTTAAAGCGAAATCGGCAAGTTTGACGACGGCACAGCAGGAAGCGGTCGTGTATTGGGGAGCCGGGGCGGTGTATCGCTGGAACGAAATAGCCCGCGAACTGGCCGCCAAATACAATGTGCCGCCAGCCTCCACGCCCGACGGGAAGTACCCCGTGCCCGATGCCGCCAACCCACTGGCCGACCCCCGGTTCCCATTTGCTAACCCACCCTATACGGCCCGGGCGTTTGCTTACCTGAGCGTTGCCCAATACGATGCGCTGGTAGCGACCTGGAATTATAAATATGCTTTCAAACGGTCGGCTCCATCAAAAGCGGATGCTTCGGTACGGGTTGCGCTGCCTGCCTCGGCTCTGCCCTCATACCCGTCGGAGGATGCGGTGGTGGCGGCTGCTTCCTACACCGTGTTGAAAGCCATGTTTCCGGGCGAAGTGCCGTTTCTGGATGCCAAGCTGGCCGAACATCGTAACAGCCGCCTGTGGGCCGGTATGAACGTTATGAGCGACCTGAACGCCGGTGCCGATCTGGGGAATCAGGTAGCGGTTAAAGTAATGGCCCGTGCGAAAACCGATGGCATGAGTACCGCCAATAACCAGACGCTGACGGCCGGTATGATTGCCGACGCCAAAGCACGAGGACTAAGTGAGGTGTGGGTAAGTCAGGAAACGCCTGCTCGTCCACCCATGCTGCCGAACTATGGTGCCGTCATGAACTGGAACTTCGATGCCGCTACGAAGGTGAAACTACGTCCCGGTCCGCCACCCGCCATCGGTAGCCCGGAATTTACCACGGCGCTGAACGAGCTGCAGGCGATTAACAAAAACCAGACCCGCGAACAGGCCCGGATTGCCAATTATTGGGCCGATGGCGCGGGTACGTACACGCCCCCCGGCCACTGGATGCGGGCGGCTGCCAATGCGGCTAACGATGCTAAATACAGCGAAGTACGCATGGCCCGAACGCTGGCGCTGGTGGCTACGGCGCTGATGGATGCGGGCGTTTGCTGCTGGGAAACGAAGATGTACTACTATTACCCCCGGCCACAGCAGTTTGGAGTGAAAACGTCGGTTGGTTTGCCTAACTTCCCATCCTACACCTCAGGGCACTCCACCTTCTCGGCAGCTGCGGCTACGGTGCTGGGCAGCATCTTCCCCGATCAGGCCGACGATTTCTGGAAGAAAGCGCAGGAGGCTTCTGACTCACGGATATATGGGATGATTCATTATCGTTTCGATTGCACCACAGGGCTAGCGTGCGGTAAAAACATTGGCGCTTATGCCGTAGCGCGGGGTAAGGCCGATGGGTCGGGTTTGTAG
- a CDS encoding phosphoesterase PA-phosphatase related protein (PFAM: phosphoesterase PA-phosphatase related~KEGG: nmu:Nmul_A0927 phosphoesterase, PA- phosphatase related) has product MKTSFSSILLSALFLCVSACKEPIIDEGILPFITPSSPDADGGAWSPIVLKSAAAISVPQPDAVTSAAYQQELTGVKNGVLSSTPEQNTAVNFWAVGGVLRWNQIARQLVAKYNNPPGYDILTGQLNDSPTANPLAGPPFAARVYALLSVAQYDALVVAWRAKYQYNRPSLEQQGVIARIPILDVPSYPSEDAAIAEASYQVLAFFFPTESAWLKARATEHKQSRIWAGANVPTDVKAGEDLATAVTANVLDRAKTDWFSRAQDPTNSWQTKLASAPYDRKWTSLELPARAPVLPLAGQVKTWFDSTAIARTIPGPPPATTSTAFQTALGEVRDLANARTREQWRLASYWDNGPGTYSLSGLWNFLAEDLIRQNGQNELRTARTYALLNRAIQDATTAAWRTKYTYFTPRPAQLDPTIKTATAIPNTPGFVSDQAAASASAAAVLAYLFPDEAANLNAKATEAALSGLYAGTYTRFDTEAGTALGNTIGQMAVTGAKVDGAR; this is encoded by the coding sequence ATGAAAACTTCCTTTTCGTCAATACTTTTAAGTGCTCTATTCCTGTGTGTATCGGCCTGTAAGGAGCCGATTATCGACGAGGGTATCCTGCCGTTTATTACCCCCAGCTCCCCTGACGCCGACGGCGGAGCCTGGAGCCCTATCGTACTGAAATCAGCCGCTGCCATTTCCGTACCTCAGCCAGACGCCGTTACGTCGGCTGCGTACCAGCAAGAGTTAACGGGCGTAAAAAATGGAGTGCTGAGTTCTACTCCGGAACAAAACACAGCGGTCAACTTCTGGGCTGTTGGGGGCGTGCTGCGCTGGAATCAGATTGCCCGGCAGCTCGTCGCTAAATACAATAACCCACCCGGCTACGACATTCTGACGGGTCAGCTTAACGACTCGCCTACGGCCAATCCGCTGGCCGGCCCGCCGTTTGCCGCACGGGTGTATGCCTTGCTGAGTGTGGCCCAGTACGATGCGCTGGTAGTGGCCTGGCGAGCCAAATACCAGTACAATCGGCCATCGCTGGAGCAGCAGGGCGTTATTGCCCGGATACCTATACTGGATGTGCCCTCGTATCCGTCGGAAGATGCGGCCATTGCGGAGGCTTCGTACCAGGTGCTGGCGTTTTTCTTTCCAACGGAATCGGCCTGGCTCAAGGCAAGAGCCACCGAGCACAAACAGAGCCGTATCTGGGCCGGTGCCAATGTGCCTACGGATGTGAAAGCGGGAGAAGACCTGGCAACAGCAGTGACGGCCAATGTCCTTGACCGGGCTAAAACCGATTGGTTTAGTCGTGCGCAGGACCCCACAAATAGCTGGCAAACCAAACTCGCTTCGGCACCTTACGATCGTAAATGGACAAGTCTCGAACTGCCCGCCCGTGCACCAGTTCTGCCGCTGGCAGGACAGGTAAAGACCTGGTTCGACTCAACCGCTATTGCCCGGACTATTCCCGGCCCGCCCCCGGCGACTACCTCGACTGCGTTTCAGACCGCTCTGGGCGAGGTCCGCGATCTTGCCAATGCCCGCACGCGTGAGCAGTGGCGTCTTGCCAGCTACTGGGATAATGGGCCGGGGACCTATTCGCTGTCCGGGCTCTGGAATTTCCTGGCTGAAGACTTGATCCGGCAAAACGGTCAGAACGAACTCCGGACGGCCCGAACGTACGCCCTCCTGAACCGGGCCATTCAGGATGCCACAACGGCGGCCTGGCGCACAAAGTATACCTATTTTACGCCCCGCCCTGCGCAACTGGACCCAACCATTAAAACGGCGACCGCTATCCCCAATACCCCCGGCTTCGTATCGGATCAGGCGGCTGCTTCGGCTTCCGCTGCTGCGGTACTGGCTTATCTTTTCCCTGATGAGGCCGCAAACCTGAACGCAAAAGCAACGGAAGCCGCCTTGTCCGGGCTATACGCGGGTACGTATACCCGGTTTGATACGGAGGCCGGAACAGCGTTGGGAAACACAATCGGACAGATGGCCGTTACCGGTGCAAAAGTTGATGGAGCTCGTTAG
- a CDS encoding TonB-dependent receptor (PFAM: TonB-dependent receptor; TonB-dependent receptor plug~KEGG: ccs:CCNA_00138 TonB-dependent receptor): MESKVLQLWLAVLSACLSGNVSAQLISQKMASQSPTTDSLPARTLNQVTVKGNRTTVVESLPNVHGTYLMSGKKSEVIRLGEVDANVAEKTPRQLFARIPGVFVYDMDGTGNQINMATRGLDPHRSWENNIRQNGVITNSDMYGYPASHYSPPMESINRIELVRGTASLQYGAQFGGMLNYVTKGADTTRWFGFETINSGGSYGMRSSYSAIGGRVGKWTYYAYYYRRHSDGYRQNSQSNAEAQFGRLAFQATPNLNLTAELGRSTYTYQIPGPLTDVMFAQNPRQSTRSRNYFNPDIYIPSLKADWILSDRTRLSWTVSAVIGARNSIQLDAFATVPDTISRVTGQYKARQVDVDHFNSYTSELRLLHQYTIGSVRSALAAGVQLMDNDLHRQQLGVGTTGTDFDLTLTSAFRRDLHYRTRNVAVFAENQINLTSRLAISPGLRLEHGKTEMRGTIAYYMPENLPTDISHHFVLLGVNGEYRVNNTVKVYGGWSQAYRPIVFKDIIPTSVYERIDKNLKDAYGYNAEIGVDGRWQGVHLNITAFDLLYRNRMGTLLLTDTDGSNYIFRTNIGDSRSTGIEALIEGQLMRVGKVLISGFTSTAFNNARYLNGRVSAGTENRTITGNQVESAPRWTNRNGLTARYGTVSLTLQYSYVGPTFSDALNTPVPSANGAVGPVPAYRLWDLNSTWHINRRFTVRGSVNNLLNKQYFTKRPTFYPGPGVWSSDGRNAVLTVGWTI; encoded by the coding sequence ATGGAAAGTAAGGTATTACAGCTATGGCTGGCTGTGCTGAGTGCGTGCTTATCTGGCAATGTATCGGCTCAGCTAATCAGTCAAAAAATGGCCTCTCAATCCCCAACGACGGATTCTCTACCCGCCCGAACGCTGAATCAGGTGACGGTAAAAGGAAATCGGACGACGGTTGTGGAGTCGCTGCCCAATGTACATGGTACGTATTTGATGAGTGGTAAGAAGAGTGAAGTCATTCGGCTGGGGGAAGTCGATGCGAACGTTGCCGAAAAAACTCCCCGGCAACTCTTTGCCCGGATTCCCGGCGTGTTTGTCTACGACATGGATGGTACCGGAAATCAGATTAACATGGCTACACGAGGGCTAGACCCGCATCGGTCCTGGGAAAATAACATTCGTCAGAATGGGGTTATCACTAACTCCGATATGTACGGCTACCCAGCCAGTCACTATTCGCCACCCATGGAGAGCATCAACCGCATTGAACTCGTTCGCGGAACGGCGTCCCTTCAGTATGGGGCGCAGTTTGGCGGTATGCTGAATTACGTAACGAAAGGGGCCGACACAACGCGCTGGTTTGGTTTTGAAACGATCAATTCGGGTGGTTCATACGGGATGCGGAGTTCCTATTCGGCTATTGGTGGCCGGGTGGGTAAATGGACGTACTATGCCTATTACTACCGGCGGCATTCGGACGGGTATCGGCAAAATAGCCAGTCCAACGCCGAAGCTCAGTTTGGTCGTTTGGCGTTTCAGGCAACGCCGAACTTGAACCTAACGGCCGAGTTGGGACGGTCGACGTACACGTACCAGATTCCCGGTCCATTGACCGATGTCATGTTTGCTCAGAACCCGCGCCAGTCGACACGAAGCCGGAACTACTTTAACCCGGATATTTATATTCCGTCGCTTAAGGCCGACTGGATACTCTCGGATCGTACACGACTGTCATGGACAGTTTCAGCGGTGATCGGTGCCCGAAACAGCATTCAACTGGATGCGTTTGCGACCGTTCCTGATACCATTAGTCGAGTGACGGGTCAGTACAAAGCCCGGCAGGTTGACGTCGATCACTTCAATAGCTATACGTCCGAACTTCGGCTGCTGCATCAGTATACCATCGGCAGTGTCCGGTCGGCGCTGGCGGCTGGTGTGCAGTTGATGGACAACGATCTGCATCGTCAGCAGTTGGGCGTTGGTACGACTGGCACTGATTTCGACCTCACGCTGACCAGTGCGTTCAGACGTGATCTGCACTACCGAACCCGCAATGTGGCAGTCTTCGCTGAAAATCAGATCAACCTGACTAGCCGATTAGCTATTTCTCCGGGACTGCGGTTGGAACACGGCAAAACGGAAATGCGGGGTACTATCGCGTATTACATGCCGGAAAATCTGCCAACCGACATCAGTCATCACTTTGTGCTGCTGGGTGTTAACGGCGAATATCGGGTCAATAATACCGTGAAAGTATACGGCGGCTGGTCGCAGGCCTACCGTCCGATTGTCTTTAAAGACATCATCCCCACGTCGGTCTACGAGCGTATCGATAAAAATCTGAAAGATGCCTATGGCTACAATGCCGAGATTGGCGTGGACGGACGCTGGCAGGGTGTACACTTGAATATAACGGCTTTCGATCTGCTGTACCGGAATCGTATGGGTACTCTGTTGCTGACTGATACAGACGGGTCGAATTACATTTTCCGAACCAACATCGGCGACAGCCGGAGCACGGGTATCGAAGCGCTCATTGAAGGACAGCTTATGCGGGTAGGAAAGGTGCTGATCAGCGGCTTTACGTCAACTGCTTTCAACAACGCCCGTTACCTCAACGGGCGCGTGTCGGCCGGGACGGAGAACCGGACAATCACGGGCAATCAGGTGGAGTCTGCTCCGCGTTGGACAAACCGAAACGGTCTGACCGCCCGCTATGGAACGGTCAGCCTGACGCTGCAATACAGCTACGTTGGCCCAACCTTCTCCGACGCGCTCAATACGCCTGTTCCTTCGGCTAATGGTGCCGTTGGACCGGTACCCGCTTACAGGCTGTGGGATCTGAACAGCACCTGGCACATCAACCGCAGATTTACCGTTCGGGGCAGTGTCAATAACCTGTTGAACAAGCAATACTTTACCAAACGCCCAACCTTTTATCCAGGACCGGGCGTTTGGTCGTCGGACGGACGAAACGCCGTATTGACCGTTGGGTGGACGATTTGA
- a CDS encoding alkyl hydroperoxide reductase/ Thiol specific antioxidant/ Mal allergen (PFAM: alkyl hydroperoxide reductase/ Thiol specific antioxidant/ Mal allergen; Thioredoxin domain; Redoxin domain protein~KEGG: hypothetical protein), whose translation MKLSYFTPIVLFTVISLASCQSRSGEQDYVVEGDLKNAYPFLEGKMIYLGNTATRDLEDSARVTNGKFRLALADQSTKYPLQVALVYKPSEPNQPYATIGYSNPFKKNTTEDNFYLEPGVTQLEPDTTAHARQLIARLARLNKRSILTRFVEVKPQTRVAFMHLSFLPNETQQPDKQKHNESQVRKYPSSIYLLGELYRNRTSLSEAEISRLLSLFDPSLNEIDVYKTLVAYTTNPAPTGDDFPASVSLMKPDHSFTSSVLSSDKHTLVVFWASWCGPCRQEIPQLKALYTKHKDKLNIVSISTDQQEERWQKAMQKEQMPWPQLVADNPSSFVQLDKKYDLKLIPVCLLFGPDHKLVKRYEGRGEGENSVDYQVSNLLNQ comes from the coding sequence ATGAAACTTAGCTATTTCACGCCCATTGTCCTGTTCACTGTTATTTCGTTAGCTTCCTGTCAAAGTCGCTCAGGTGAGCAGGATTATGTAGTTGAAGGCGACCTTAAAAACGCGTACCCTTTTCTGGAGGGGAAAATGATTTATCTGGGCAATACGGCCACCCGTGATTTAGAGGATTCGGCCAGGGTCACCAACGGAAAGTTTAGACTTGCTTTGGCTGACCAGTCCACGAAATATCCCCTTCAGGTGGCTCTGGTGTACAAGCCCAGCGAGCCCAATCAACCCTATGCGACAATAGGCTACTCAAATCCGTTCAAAAAGAATACTACCGAAGATAATTTCTACCTAGAGCCGGGTGTTACTCAACTGGAGCCAGACACAACGGCGCATGCCAGACAATTAATCGCCCGTTTGGCCAGACTTAACAAACGGTCGATTTTAACGCGGTTTGTCGAGGTGAAGCCCCAGACCAGGGTTGCGTTTATGCATTTATCCTTCCTACCCAACGAAACGCAGCAACCGGACAAACAGAAACATAACGAAAGCCAAGTCAGGAAATACCCTTCTTCTATCTATTTGTTGGGCGAATTATATCGTAACCGAACCTCCCTGAGCGAAGCCGAGATTAGCCGATTACTTAGCCTCTTTGATCCATCTTTAAACGAAATCGATGTATACAAAACCCTGGTCGCTTACACCACAAATCCAGCTCCGACCGGCGATGATTTTCCTGCTTCCGTTTCCTTGATGAAGCCGGACCATAGTTTTACCTCATCGGTGCTGTCGTCTGACAAACATACACTGGTGGTATTCTGGGCCAGCTGGTGTGGCCCCTGCCGCCAGGAGATTCCTCAGCTTAAGGCGCTATACACAAAACATAAAGACAAGCTAAACATTGTCAGTATTTCAACCGATCAGCAGGAAGAGCGTTGGCAAAAGGCCATGCAAAAAGAACAAATGCCTTGGCCGCAATTAGTTGCGGACAACCCAAGTTCATTTGTGCAACTGGATAAAAAGTACGACTTAAAACTAATTCCCGTTTGCCTACTCTTTGGCCCCGATCACAAGCTGGTGAAACGTTACGAAGGAAGGGGAGAAGGTGAAAATAGCGTTGACTATCAGGTTAGTAATCTACTTAACCAGTGA